In the genome of Mycteria americana isolate JAX WOST 10 ecotype Jacksonville Zoo and Gardens chromosome 7, USCA_MyAme_1.0, whole genome shotgun sequence, one region contains:
- the LOC142413216 gene encoding vitamin D3 hydroxylase-associated protein yields the protein MTQERLWQVLDPSWGDPRTLSALLCSSAAAVVLLKWLGRRQIQQKMEEARRTRDLALERMEKAAHRFKQENPGTQTAHVLSLTMVELVEKLKEGSLSPESVLYSYMGKALEVTREVNCVIDFIHGCEDQLQKLKKQKEKGLLYGIPISIKDHINCKGHVSSGGMVKFLGQVKEEDSVIVQVLKSQGAIPFVKTNIPQTMINYDCSNLIFGQTLNPLNHQKSPGGSSGGEGALIAGGGSILGIGSDVAGSIRLPSSFCGLCGLKPTGNRISKLGVVSPIIGMESVTGSLGPMARDVDSLALCMKALLREEMFRLDPTVPPIPFDEEVYTSSKPLRIGYYEGDGYFQPSPSMKRAIQETRKLLQDAGHTLVPFAPPKIDYVVDELFTRGIFSDGAAHLVDCFKGDIVDPNLKSQFNTYRLPALVKRILAIILKPIYPRIARDLSALCGVGSAKNLWDQHGAVAAYRTEFIAKWRKLRLDVILCPALGPAFNHGYAGKLFAATSYTNLYNVLNFPAGVVPVSTVTRADEEELKHYEGHYGDPWDKRLKEAVEGAVGLPVAVQCVALPWQEELCLRFMKEVETLAHGTKRNV from the exons ATGACCCAGGAGCGACTGTGGCAGGTCCTAGATCCATCGTGGGGAGACCCTCGCACCCTCTCGGCTCTGCTCTGCAGTTCAGCTGCGGCCGTTGTGCTGCTGAAATGGCTGGGACGTAGGCAGATCCAGCAGAAGATGGAGGAGGCGAGGAGGACACGGGATCTGGCCCTGGAGCGAATGGAGAAGGCAGCTCACAGGTTTAAGCAAGAG AACCCAGGCACCCAGACTGCACATGTCCTCTCGCTGACGATGGtggagctggtggagaagctgaaggaggggtccctgtccccagaaAGCGTCCTCTACTCCTACATGGGCAAA GCTTTGGAGGTGACTCGGGAGGTGAACTGCGTGATAGACTTCATTCATGGCTGTGAGGATCAGCTCCAGAAACTgaagaagcagaaggagaagggGCTGCTCTATGGCATTCCCATCAGCATCAAGGACCACATTAACTGCAAG GGCCACGTCTCCTCTGGAGGGATGGTGAAGTTTCTGGGCCAAGTGAAGGAAGAGGACAGCGTCATCGTCCAGGTTCTAAAGAGCCAGGGGGCAATCCCCTTTGTGAAAACCAACATCCCACAGACGATGATAAA CTATGACTGCAGCAACCTCATCTTCGGCCAGACGCTGAACCCTCTCAACCACCAGAAGAGCCCCGGGGGCTCCtcgggaggggagggagctctGATCGCAGGGGGAGGCTCCATCCTGGGCATTGGGTCGGATGTAGCTGGCAGCATCCGCCTGCCGTCCAGCTTCTGCGGGCTGTGCGGGCTCAAACCCACAGGCAACAGGATCAG CAAACTGGGTGTGGTTTCTCCTATCATAGGAATGGAATCAG TGACGGGGTCACTGGGGCCAATGGCAAGAGATGTGGACAGCCTGGCCCTCTGCATGAAGGCGCTGCTCCGCGAGGAGATGTTCCGGCTGGACCCCACCGTGCCCCCCATCCCCTTTGATGAGGAG GTTTACACCAGTTCAAAGCCACTTCGGATTGGGTATTATGAAGGAGATGGCTACTTCCAGCCCTCGCCCAGCATGAAACGGGCCATCCAGGAGACAAGAAAGCTCCTCCAGGATGCAGGGCATACG CTTGTTCCCTTTGCACCACCCAAGATTGACTATGTGGTAGATGAGCTGTTCACCAGAGGGATTTTCTCGGATGGTGCTGCTCACCTGGTGGACTGCTT CAAAGGAGACATCGTGGATCCCAACCTGAAATCCCAGTTCAATACTTACAGGCTTCCTGCTCTGGTGAAAAGGATCTTGGCTATCATTTTGAAACCCATA TACCCACGAATTGCTCGGGATCTCAGCGCTCTCTGTGGAGTGGG GTCTGCCAAAAACCTCTGGGATCAGCATGGAGCAGTGGCg GCTTACCGCACTGAATTCATTGCTAAATGGAGGAAGCTAAGGCTGGATGTGATTCTTtgtcctgccctggggccagcctTTAACCATGGCTACGCTGGGAAGCTATTTG CTGCGACCTCCTATACCAATTTATACAATGTCTTAAACTTCCCTGCTGGGGTGGTGCCGGTCAGCACGGTCACAAGAGCCGACGAAGAAGAACTGAAGCATTACGAAGGGCACTACGGAGACCCTTGGGATAAGAGGCTGAAAGAG GCTGTGGAAGGAGCCGTGGGGCTACCAGTGGCTGTCCAATGCGTGGCTCTGCCATGGCAGGAAGAGCTGTGCCTTCGCTTCATGAAGGAGGTGGAGACACTTGCCCACGGCACGAAGAGAAACGTGTGA